In Sphingobacterium thalpophilum, a genomic segment contains:
- a CDS encoding N-acetylmuramoyl-L-alanine amidase, which yields MQVKSNLLYNNDGTPVGFRPTLNKGSVITPIYIVMHYDAAPNSTSAINWMTDPKSQVSAHLHISREGVVTQLVPFNLKAWHAGVSKWRGLTGLNSYSIGIELQNTGSQQYTDVQINAAIEACKAIIANYPIKEIIGHSDIAPGRKPDPGPQFPWAKFKPLIK from the coding sequence ATGCAAGTAAAAAGCAATCTACTATACAATAACGACGGAACTCCAGTTGGGTTCCGTCCGACTCTAAACAAAGGGAGCGTAATCACTCCAATTTACATCGTGATGCATTACGATGCAGCACCTAATTCAACCAGTGCGATCAACTGGATGACAGATCCGAAGAGCCAGGTGTCGGCACACCTGCACATTAGCCGGGAGGGGGTAGTTACCCAACTGGTGCCGTTCAATTTAAAAGCCTGGCATGCTGGAGTGAGTAAGTGGAGAGGTTTAACCGGGTTAAATTCCTATAGTATCGGAATCGAGCTGCAGAACACCGGTTCTCAACAATACACGGATGTGCAGATCAATGCTGCCATCGAAGCATGCAAGGCGATTATTGCCAATTATCCAATCAAGGAAATCATTGGCCACTCGGATATCGCTCCAGGAAGAAAGCCTGATCCAGGGCCACAATTCCCTTGGGCAAAGTTCAAACCGCTAATTAAATAG